A segment of the Hallerella succinigenes genome:
AAGCTAGCTTGATTTTATGACCGAGTTGCAGCCGATTGCACATAGTGCAAATGGCGGAGCTGTTCAATACGGACTGAACTTCAATAAATCGGCATATTCGCAACATTTTTTCAGATGCTGGAATTGTATGGAAATTCAACTTGTGTAAAAAATGCACAGGTTCGTTTGGAGGGGGGGATCCATTAAACGAGTCGTTCCGTAAAATTCCGCCAATGTTTTTCTGCTGTTGCCAACATCACAATCCCAAAATCCTTAGGTAGTCCATCCGGCTATTCAAAATTCGAATGACAAAAACTTTATCACGTTCGTTCCGGTAAAAGACCAAATACCCGCTGACAGAAAGGCAACGATACTTCGTCAAGCTATTTACCTTACCTCTTAACGAAGGGCCGATCTCGGGGAAAACGGCTAGGTTGTCAATGGCGTCAAGAATTTCAATGACCTTTTCATTCGCCGCTTTAGGGCTGCCTAGCTCGGATTCTATATAAGCGTTGATGCCGTCTAAATCTTAGACGGCTTTCGGCGAAAATACGATGAAGGGAATCTAGACCTCGTATTTTTTCCGCACATCAGCGGCGGAAAGCCATCGTCGCTGTTCGGCGGAGCGTTCGCCTTCGGCAAGAGCCTTCTGTAACTTCAGTTCGGCGACCATGCGTTCGTATTCCTTGATGTCTATTACAACGTAACAACCCCGGCCGTTCTTGGTCAAAAAGACTGGGGAATCTTCGGTCACGTTCTGAAGAACTTCGTTATAATTGCGCAAATCAGAAACTGGCAAAATACAGGGCATGGGAAACCTCCTTTCCTAAAATACAAAATTTTAAGAATAATTACAAGTAAAATTCAACGAAGTATGTGTCGTATTGCGAGTTTTCTGCCTTAATTCTATGCCTTATAAGCATATCTAGTTATGAAAACAAAGTATTTATAATGTCTGAAAAGCAAAGGTATATTTGAACACGTAAAGACTTCAACCGAGAGGAACCTATGAAAAAAGTATTGGTCTTGTCCAGCAGCTTGCGCAAGGGAAGCAACTCCGAAACCCTGGCGCAGGAGTTCGCGAAGGGTGCCGCCGAGGCGGGCAACAAGGTGGAATTCGAATCGCTGCGCGGCAAGAAAATCGGTTTTTGCATGGGCTGCCTCGCTTGCCAGAACAAGGGCAAGTGCGTCATCAAGGACGACGCACCCGCCATTACCAAGAAGATGGAATCGGCCGATGTTATCGCGTTCGCAACGCCGATTTACTATTACGAGATGAGCGGCCAGCTCAAGACGATGCTCGACCGCGCTAATTCCCTCTATGCGAGCGATTACAAGTTCCGCGAGATTTACCTGCTCACATCTGCCGCCGATACGGACGCGAAGGCCATGAACATCGCAAAACGCGGCATTGGCGGGTGGATCGCCTGTTTCGACGGCGTGAAGCTCAAGGGCTCCCTCTGTGCCACGGGAGCCGAAAGCGCAGGCGATGTCCAGAAGAATTCCGCGCTCCTGAAAAAAGCGTTCGCCATGGGAAAGAAAGTTTAACCACAAGGAGATAAATCATGAAATCCAGATTCTTTAAAGCGGCACTCGCCGTGGTTTCCGCATGCACCCTGATGGCATGCTGCCCCGAAAAAGAAAACAAGGCTGCTGCGCAAGGTGCCGCCACGCCGGCCACGCAGTCCGCAACAGAAACCGCACAACAGACAAAGGACGAAAATATGAACAAGCTCACGCTCACCGCCGAATGGGACAAGGTTTTCCCCAAGAGCGACAAGGTCGAACATTCCAAGGTCACTTTCAAGAACCACTTTGGCATTGAACTCGCCGCAGACATGTTCGTGCCCAAGGACACGAGCCTCAAGGTGAACGGCAAGTTCCCGGCGATTGCAGTCTCGGGCCCGTTCGGTGCCGTCAAGGAACAGTCCAGCGGCCTTTACGCCCAGCAGATGGCGGAACGCGGATTTCTGACCATCGCATTCGACCCGAGCTTCACCGGCGAATCGGGCGGCGAACCGCGCTACATGAACAGCCCGGACATCAACACCGAAGACTTCATGGCGTCTGTCGATTTTCTCTCGACCCGCGACAACGTGGATCCGGAACGTATCGGCATCATCGGCATTTGCGGCTGGGGCGGCATGGCGATTAACGCCGCCGGCATTGACACCCGCGTAAAGGCGACGGTGGCCTCGACCATGTACGACATGAGCCGCGTAACCGCGAACGGCTACTTCGATGCGGCAAACAACGCCGACGCCCGCAACGAGGCCCGCAAGGCTCTGATGGTCCAGCGCACCAAGGACTTCAAGAACGGTACGTACGACCTGGCCGGCGGCGTGATGGACCCGCTCCCGGACGACGCTCCTTACTTTGTCAAGGATTACTACGCCTACTACAAGACCCCGCGCGGCTATCACAAGCGCTCGCTGAACAGCAACAAGGGCTGGGCTGCCTCCGCAGGCACCTCGCTCCTGAACACGAAACTCCTCGCATACGCCGACGAAATCCGTAACCCGGTGCTCATCATCCACGGCGAAAAGGCCCACAGCCGCTACTTCGGCGAAGGCGCTTTCGAAAAGATGACCGGCAAAAAGGCAAACGTCCCTGCAAAACTCGACGCCACCAAGAACTGGAGCAAGACCGTCGGCAACAAGGAATTACTCGTTATTCCCGGAGCCTCCCACGTGGACCTCTACGACAACCTGGAAAAAATCCCCTTCGAAAAGCTGAACGAATTTTTCCAAGCGAATTTGAAGTAAAAGTGATTGCTTAAACAAAACGTCATTCCTGCCTCAGAGCCGGAATCTGAACAAAAGCGGCTTGCGAATTGCGGGTCGCTTTTTGTTGATGGATACCATGTTGGGAAAGATGGTGTTGTAAATAATACCCTGCAAAATCAAATTGCCTCGCAGTTGAATGATCCTGATGCCGGTTTGCCTGGCATTGTAAGGCAGGATGGCGAAATCGTCAGTGTTGATAAGGCAACATTACTCTCTGTTCTTGCCGCCTAGTGGGATAATTCCACAACCTTCCATTCGCCGATGGTACGCTTTTCCTGGTCGAACGTAACGCCGATTTTGAACAACTTTTTCGGCGAGCCGTCCTTGGTCATCGTGACCGAGTATGGAATCAGATAGCCCTTGTCGTCGATTTGTTTTAACGCGTCATCCACAGTCGCGGAAGAGTCCAGCTTGAACTCGAAAATGTAAACAGCATCGGCGGTCTCCACGACGGCATCGGCGCGGCCCGCAGCACTGCATTCCTCGGTACGCACGACGTATGGCGTACACAGCTTGAAAATCAGGAACAGCACCGTCTTGTAGTGGTTTTCGTCCTTGCGTTCCGCATTATACGGGATGCCGCTCATGAACGCGCGGATGTGAGTCATCGCATCATCAATTTTACCTTTCCGCAGCGCCTTCGTGAAACGGAGCATGAACATGTCGTTGTCAACAACGTCGTCCATCGCGTAATAAGGCATCAGCGCCTTCAGAAAGCCGAGACGCACTTCTTCGTTCGGGAAGCCAATCGTGTAAGCAAAACCATCAAAATTCTTGATCGTCAAGTACCCGCTCTGGTAAAGCATCGGGATAGGGTTCTTGGCAGTCTCCGTCGGTGCGTCGAACATGTCCTGCGTAGCCTCGAACCCGGTATCGAAAGGCGTCGGGTCCACCTTGTACTTGCGCATGAGCTTGGTCAGAATCGTCGGCGTTCCCGTGGAAAACCAGTAGTTGGCAAGTTCGCGTTTGCTCAAAGCGTTTATCAAACTGAACGGGTTGAACACGTCCGGCGAGTTCTTGCTGAAGTGGTAGCCGTCATACTGGCGCGTTAGCGTCTCGCAGGCACCGTCATAAGTCAAGCCGTTCTTGTCGGCGAGGGCCTGGATCTCGGGCTGCATCTGTGTCAGCACTTCTTCCTTCGTGATACCGCAGATGGCCGCATACTCGTCATCCATAGTGATGACGTTCAGGTTGTTGAGTTCGCTGAAAATCGAGAGCTGGCTGAACTTGCTGATGCCCGTGAGGAACACGAAGCGGAGGATGCCGCCCAAATCCTTGAGCGGGCTGAACAGCTTGCGCATCTCGTTCTTGAGCGTGAGCTGGAGTTCCGGATTTTCCATGGAATCCAGCAGCGGGGCGTCGTATTCATCGACAAGCACCACAGGGGGCATGCCTGTGCTTGCATGAGCAGCCTTGATAAGCAACTCGAAACGCACACCCCAAGCCGACTTGTCGGACGGCACAAGCCCATACTGGCGTTCCCATTCGCCAAGCTTCAAATTGAGCGTATCTGCCAGGTCCTCTTCGGTAATGAACTTGTTCCCCGCGAAACTCAACTTGAACACCGGGTACTTTTTCCACTCGGTCTCGAGTTTCTCCATCGCGAGGCCAGTGAACAAGTCCTTGCGCCCTTCAAAATAGTATTGCAGCGTGCTGACCAGCAGCGATTTCCCGAAACGGCGCGGACGGGACAAAAAGAAATACCTGTCCGCTTTGACCAATTTATAGATCAAGTCGGTTTTGTCAACGTAATACTTGCCGTCTTCGCGAATCACCGCGAAATCCTGCACACCGATGGGAAATCTCTTTAACGCCATGGTAACAAAATACAATTTTTTCGGCGGGCATTACTCCCCGATAGGGGTGCCTAGGCTGGTTGGGATTGTGCTATATTTCGGGGATAGCGAGGTACCGCCCGAAGCGGTTATCGAGGCCCCGGCGGTGATTGGTGTGTGGGCGGCAGTGGCAACACAAAAGTTTAATAACAGGAGAATGGATAATGAAAACGATAAAGAAACTCGGCTTGGTGAGCGCTGTAGCTTTTGCAATGCTTGCGCTTTCGGCTTGCGATGACTCTTCGTCGGCTAGTTCCGACGAAACCGGTAGTTCCAGTTCATCGGTAGAGTCTTCTGATTTGGATGAGTCGTCATCTTCTGTTGACAAGAAGTCGTCGGGAAATGAATCTACAGAAAAAGACAAGTCTTCCAGTAGTGTCAAGGGATCTGAGCCTGTCGAAGTGTCAAGCAGTTCCGCGAAAGAAACAAAGGACTCGGCCGACTCCAAGAGTTCCAGTTCTGTGAAGTCGGGTGAATCTTCTAGCAGTAGTAAGGATAAGTCCAGTTCGTCGGTGAGTTCGTCTTCGAGTGAAAAGCAAAGTAGTAGTTCTGTAGGATCGTCTAGTTCTTCTGAGAAGCAGTCTTCGTCGTCAGTTGCTTCGAGTAGCAGTGAGTATGTACCATTTGATCATTCTAAAGCTTTTGATGGAACATTGTGGCGTAAGGGGGCTTATAAAACATTTGTTGATGAAAGGAATAATCGTGAATATTATTACTTACAGATTGATGGTAAAAAATGTCTAGAATACAGTGAAACTGACAGATGCCTTTCTACTAAAGATACTTCGATTTCTGTAATGGCTGAAAATCTGAATGTTGGTGAAATGGTTCGTGGTTTCAAAGATCAAAAAGATGATTCTAAAATCGAACGCTATTGCTATGACAATGATACAACGAATTGTGACCGCTATGGCGGGCTTTACCAGTGGGCTGAAATGATGGGCTTCAACGATAGTTGTAATACCAAGAGTTGTGCCCATTTGATTCAAGAGAATCATCAGGGAATTTGCCCGAATGGTTGGCGACTTTTGACTTATGATGATTTTTATATCATAGTCAATAGTAACGGGAATACCCATGGTGTCGAGGGGGTGCGTTCTACATTCGGTTTTGGAGGCTTCAACACTACTGGATTTAGTCTTGTAGGAGCTGGTCTGCGTAAGGATAATGGACAATTTTCACAATTAAATGATATCACATTATGGTATTATCCTGCTGAATTAGTTGACAATGGGAATGTTTATCCCAAATCAGGTTCAACAACATACTCAGGAACGGCATTTTATCCAGAAAATCATGGAAACTATACTAAACTTGCTGGTTTTTCAGTCCGGTGTGTGATAGTCAATCAAAAATAATTGTTTGAGAAGGGTGAATTATGTCCAGAAACGAGAAAAATCTTAACAATTACAAAATTGAACATCTTGAACGCAGAGAGATGTTTAGTGCTGATGCTCCCATTGATTTATCGGACAATAATGCTGTTGATAATCAACTTAATGATAATTCCACGTGCTAATTCCGCGCACGTTCAATTCAGAATCCAACAGAACGTAGCCTTCGAGATACTCACACGATGGAGACCTTCCTTTATCCGTACGAATAAACGACAAGCGGATATAATATTCATCAGGTTCATACGCCTTGGGGGCTTCCACAAAACCAATTGCGGTAAGTTCTTTTGCAGCCGCATAAAATTTAACACTTTATATTACTCTCTCTTGACCACCGTTGTAACTTCCAGCGTATCAGCTTCGCTATAAGGAGTCTTGTATATCAATTTCCAGGTGAAAGAACTATCCTTTAAAGACAATACGTTCATCGCATAAAAATGACGTTCTGGAGGAGCAGGCATATTCGTGTATTTAGGATTTCCGCAATAAGTAGGATAATTGACGCAATAACATGTAAAGTGCGGAAGCGTACGTCCCAAAACATCAGGACATGCAATAGAAAGCTTTGCCGGTTTCGTCTTGAGATTCGAACTTAATGAATCTTTGCGTTCGCTTTTTTCTTTTGACTTTGCAGGTTTTTGGGAGTCCATTTTCTTTCCTGTTTCATAGAACATTACACCACTAGGCAAATCAATAGCCGTCAACTCGTAAGAAGACAAGAACGTTTTTGAATGAGAACAAGGGAATGTTTTCTTTACCGAAGCAAATTGTTTTTTAAAATAAGCGGTGTCAAATTTTGCATATACAGGACGAGGGATATAACTCGTTTTCTTGAACAAACCAAAATTTAAATTTATGATGGCAGTATCTTGATACACATTTGTATCCGGTTTATATTTCCGCGAAAGCGGATATCCTCTCAATTTATCATCGGGGCACAGCTCAGCATGACAGTGAAATTCAGCCCCATTTATTTCACAGTTAGAAGCACGCCATACTGAAATTTCGCCCTTGTGATCTTTAATGCGATAATACACCAAAGCATTTTCAGGAATACGATTGCTATAGTACAGAAAGAAAAGTGTTCCTGCAACCAAAATAAGCAAAATAGGTAATGCAATTTTCAAAGCAAATTTGAACTTCACATCGCACAACATACAAAAGTAAAACAGTGCGCGCAAGAGACTTCTCAAAGTCGTTCGCTGTTTTACCTCTCTTACCGTACTTGTTTTCCAAATTTTAATTGTATATTCCATTTAGCACCATCTTTTATATGGAGATGTATGGTTTATGCAGTTGGTAAGAACTTCCTTAAATTTAAGAAGTGATTTGCGCTGGGCTGAGGATGCCTATGAAAAAGGAATTTTCGCCTGGATAAACGGAAGTAAAAATAGTGCGACCAAGAAAAAGAATTATGAGGCGATTCTACGAATATTGCCCCCACGTATAGATTTTGTCAAGGAACCGAACAAAAAGTTCAAGTTTGCAGGAGAGTCGCTTGAATATGAATCCTTCTCTTTTGATGGTAAGGACTATCTGGGCTTCCTTTTTACAAACACCCAGTTGGGACGTAGTTGGAACACCCGCGTAGCCTTTTGTCGAAACACAAAGCATGTACAATGCTTTGTCTCGCTAGAATGTGACCTGCAAAAGGGCGCCTCTCTACCTTCGATTTCTAAGCCGAAGATTTTGGATTATCTCATCAAGTTCCAGGATGGAGATGGCGGATTAGACATAACAGACAAGCCCCATATAATTGAGTACAACGATATTTCGAAAGCAAAATGTGCCTTGACAGCAAAATTAGGCAACGTTTTGCCCATCGTTTATTTGAGCTGTTCCGAGCGCACACATTCTTTAAAACCAAGCGAGGTTGCGAAAAAACTTTTTGGGGTTGCCCACGTTCTTGCTGAAAAAGATAAGACGATATATGAGCGTCTCCGCATCGACATGAAGGGCGCTAATTATCCCAAAAGAGGTGAAATAGGAATCTGTTATCAAGGCCAGCCAATAGATATTTTTAATCGCTATTCTGTGGTTGATTGGTCTGAAAATCCTGAAACACTTGTCCAAGACATATTCCTCAAGATTCTAAAGAAGAATCTGTCTCTCAAGTTTAATTTTACCTGGGATGATTTCCTGGATGCGCAGACAAAGTTTACTGTCGAACAAACTGAAAAAGAACGACTTGCCAAGATTCAGACAGTGGAGAAAATGCGCAATGAATTGGCAGCGTCCAAGTCAACGACCGAGGAGCTTTCTAAGCAAGTAAAGAAGCTGATGCAAGAACTGGAGGCTGTTTCCAAAGAACGGGACCAGTACAAAGATGAACACGCACGATACATTATGTTGGAAAAACTGTACAAGAGCTGCAAGGAAGAGCGTGATTCTTGGGAGAATCTTGCGATACAGTCTGATGATAAACGAATTGCCGCCGAAAAGGAACTCGCCGACGCAAAACAATCGCTGCATAATACGAACGTCAAAAACGCAGCTCTTGAAAAGAACTTTAATACAGCTTCTAGCAAGAACGTACAAAACTTGCCACTTGTCATGCCCAAAGATATCCAGATGTTCCCCGATGAATATAAATGTCAGCTTATTAGCATCTTACGGCTGGCTCAAAAAAATGTTCGCAAAACAACCATATCACCCAAAATGCGAACGGCGGATATAATTGAAAAAATCTTAGCAGCCAATGTGAACGCAATGAATTGCTATGAGGAAATGAATAAGAATAAAGAAATTCTGGAATCCGTTGCAAAACAGCAGAATCTTAATTCCAGTGATGGGACCAAAGCGATGAAGCCGTTTAACATGGAAATCGTAAAGAAAGGGAATAATCACGGCAAAATACGATTTGTCAAGGATGAAAGCGAAAGTTTCCTTGGTTCAGAAGCATCAACAGCCAGCGAAACGGCCCGTGGTGGCAAGAATCAAGCCGCCGACCTGGTAAAAGCTATGCTTTGGTCTGATTAAAAATCTCTACTTATTGAGTTTTGCCTAGCCTACTTGACTAGGCTTCTTTTTTTTCAATTCACCCTTTGTAAGCGAGGAATGAAAAAGGTATAAACTAGAGTAGTATGAACAACGAAACTTTCCTCCCACAACAACATTTTGAACATTGGAAAAAGGATCCAAAAGCCTTTATTTTAATATTTTTCCCACTATGAACAGTTTTCGCTCTATCGACGAACTCATACAAGCTCTTTCACGGGAAAAGACGCTCTTAAAAGAAATGTTCGCAAAACGCAAGACGCTTTCGTTCCGGCTAGATTTAGCAGAGACGCTAGTGGATTACAAGATGTCGCGTATCCAGTATCTCGTAGATT
Coding sequences within it:
- a CDS encoding type II toxin-antitoxin system prevent-host-death family antitoxin — its product is MPCILPVSDLRNYNEVLQNVTEDSPVFLTKNGRGCYVVIDIKEYERMVAELKLQKALAEGERSAEQRRWLSAADVRKKYEV
- a CDS encoding type II toxin-antitoxin system RelE/ParE family toxin — encoded protein: MNAYIESELGSPKAANEKVIEILDAIDNLAVFPEIGPSLRGKVNSLTKYRCLSVSGYLVFYRNERDKVFVIRILNSRMDYLRILGL
- a CDS encoding ATP-binding protein, encoding MALKRFPIGVQDFAVIREDGKYYVDKTDLIYKLVKADRYFFLSRPRRFGKSLLVSTLQYYFEGRKDLFTGLAMEKLETEWKKYPVFKLSFAGNKFITEEDLADTLNLKLGEWERQYGLVPSDKSAWGVRFELLIKAAHASTGMPPVVLVDEYDAPLLDSMENPELQLTLKNEMRKLFSPLKDLGGILRFVFLTGISKFSQLSIFSELNNLNVITMDDEYAAICGITKEEVLTQMQPEIQALADKNGLTYDGACETLTRQYDGYHFSKNSPDVFNPFSLINALSKRELANYWFSTGTPTILTKLMRKYKVDPTPFDTGFEATQDMFDAPTETAKNPIPMLYQSGYLTIKNFDGFAYTIGFPNEEVRLGFLKALMPYYAMDDVVDNDMFMLRFTKALRKGKIDDAMTHIRAFMSGIPYNAERKDENHYKTVLFLIFKLCTPYVVRTEECSAAGRADAVVETADAVYIFEFKLDSSATVDDALKQIDDKGYLIPYSVTMTKDGSPKKLFKIGVTFDQEKRTIGEWKVVELSH
- a CDS encoding alpha/beta hydrolase, with translation MACCPEKENKAAAQGAATPATQSATETAQQTKDENMNKLTLTAEWDKVFPKSDKVEHSKVTFKNHFGIELAADMFVPKDTSLKVNGKFPAIAVSGPFGAVKEQSSGLYAQQMAERGFLTIAFDPSFTGESGGEPRYMNSPDINTEDFMASVDFLSTRDNVDPERIGIIGICGWGGMAINAAGIDTRVKATVASTMYDMSRVTANGYFDAANNADARNEARKALMVQRTKDFKNGTYDLAGGVMDPLPDDAPYFVKDYYAYYKTPRGYHKRSLNSNKGWAASAGTSLLNTKLLAYADEIRNPVLIIHGEKAHSRYFGEGAFEKMTGKKANVPAKLDATKNWSKTVGNKELLVIPGASHVDLYDNLEKIPFEKLNEFFQANLK
- a CDS encoding flavodoxin family protein is translated as MKKVLVLSSSLRKGSNSETLAQEFAKGAAEAGNKVEFESLRGKKIGFCMGCLACQNKGKCVIKDDAPAITKKMESADVIAFATPIYYYEMSGQLKTMLDRANSLYASDYKFREIYLLTSAADTDAKAMNIAKRGIGGWIACFDGVKLKGSLCATGAESAGDVQKNSALLKKAFAMGKKV
- a CDS encoding FISUMP domain-containing protein yields the protein MKTIKKLGLVSAVAFAMLALSACDDSSSASSDETGSSSSSVESSDLDESSSSVDKKSSGNESTEKDKSSSSVKGSEPVEVSSSSAKETKDSADSKSSSSVKSGESSSSSKDKSSSSVSSSSSEKQSSSSVGSSSSSEKQSSSSVASSSSEYVPFDHSKAFDGTLWRKGAYKTFVDERNNREYYYLQIDGKKCLEYSETDRCLSTKDTSISVMAENLNVGEMVRGFKDQKDDSKIERYCYDNDTTNCDRYGGLYQWAEMMGFNDSCNTKSCAHLIQENHQGICPNGWRLLTYDDFYIIVNSNGNTHGVEGVRSTFGFGGFNTTGFSLVGAGLRKDNGQFSQLNDITLWYYPAELVDNGNVYPKSGSTTYSGTAFYPENHGNYTKLAGFSVRCVIVNQK